Proteins from a single region of Puntigrus tetrazona isolate hp1 chromosome 2, ASM1883169v1, whole genome shotgun sequence:
- the si:rp71-1g18.13 gene encoding uncharacterized protein si:rp71-1g18.13 isoform X13: MKRQEEKANAMSRHSEVVKHSSAAGQYMFKGVGTESFQTKDENGELTGNSDSLLENSKEEPALKNEDVLGSDKFEGNSLFNFLKTFPRGAEDTSEEDSPPLHIKLLACNDKLLYLSNNNLKDSSEKLSSTFHSSPKPALRFPAETDPLSEHSEFTDWDDNFLDSGIKKKSVPRKCSDEKLSKSNNKVVSFRVRRSLPRMSTFSSTTQDSDQQDMIEEPVEMQQLGTNEDCTFEILPLEMAAYPTNSNSLETDEDDDLMAWWKTVEGWSEWNETAHFQEDDEELAVEAAADRVFMAARLFVSLFNQRGASLQCRLLELLALADTADSFHKKTVSAAVGGGVASVAGGIATITGLILAPFTFGTSTIVTAVGISVATAGSITSATANITDAVQSKMDRKKVEKMIQGYQNEISDIKDCLEFMQEGMNTLQEWNFKEYSESVVNTSLSRNLKHVMKEGGRAGKALMINTDRLISTVKVLGVAGGAAKAAKAVSITTGVMSTLFLALDVFFLAKDSNELRKGAKTKFASKLREVCKELQHGLLELNKVKTQLQKTMDGIEVEEYEEEEEDEDHCESDPVKLALLEQEIDQLEEELDQKTMQQQMNRSKGGDAEKEIQKRNKIRSQKDE; encoded by the exons ATGAAAAGGCAAG AGGAAAAAGCAAATGCAATGTCTAGGCATTCAGAAGTTGTTAAGCACTCATCTGCTGCCGGACAGTACATGTTTAAGGGTGTAGGAACAGAAAGCTTTCAAACTAAG gaTGAGAATGGTGAACTCACAGGCAATAGTGACAGTCTGTTGGAGAACAGCAAG GAAGAACCAGCATTGaaaaatgaagatgttttaGGCAGTGACAAGTTT GAGGGAAATTCCCTTTTTAATTTTCTCAAAACATTTCCTAGAGGAGCTGAGGATACTTCTGAAGAG GACAGCCCACCGTTACACATTAAACTGCTGGCCTGTAATGACAAATTATTATACCTCTCCAACAACAACTTAAAG GATAGCTCAGAAAAGCtgagtagcacttttcacagttCCCCAAAACCAGCTTTACGTTTTCCTGCTGAAACA GACCCGCTAAGTGAGCACAGTGAATTTACGGACTGGGATGATAACTTCTTGGACTCTGGCATTAAAAAG AAATCTGTACCCAGAAAATGCAGTGATGAGAAACTCTCTAAAAGTAATAACAAA GTTGTGTCATTTAGAGTGAGGAGAAGTCTACCTAGAATGTCCACATTTTCATCCACTACACAG GATTCAGATCAACAAGATATGATTGAGGAGCCAGTGGAAATGCAGCAACTGGGGACAAATGAG GACTGTACTTTTGAAATTCTGCCACTGGAAATGGCTGCCTACCCAACAAATTCAAATTCTTTAGAGACAGATGAg GATGATGACTTGATGGCGTGGTGGAAAACTGTTGAGG GTTGGAGTGAATGGAATGAAACCGCTCATTTTCAGGAGGATGACGAGGAGCT GGCTGTCGAGGCTGCTGCAGACCGCGTGTTCATGGCCGCTCGTCTCTTTGTCAGTCTGTTCAACCAGCGCGGAGCATCTCTGCAGTGTCGCCTTTTAGAGTTGCTCGCTCTGGCAGACACTGCTGACAGCTTTCATAAGAAGACCGTGAGTGCAGCTGTTGGAGGGGGCGTAGCTAGTGTGGCAGGAGGCATAGCCACCATTACCGGCCTCATCCTCGCACCCTTCACCTTTGGCACGTCCACTATCGTCACTGCGGTGGGCATCAGTGTGGCAACAGCTGGAAGCATCACCTCAGCCACAGCTAACATTACCGATGCGGTTCAATCCAAAATGGATCGCAAGAAGGTGGAGAAGATGATCCAAGGCTACCAGAATGAGATCAGTGACATCAAAGATTGTCTAGAGTTTATGCAG GAAGGAATGAACACCCTGCAGGAATGGAATTTTAAAGAGTACTCTGAGAGCGTGGTCAACACGAGTCTTAGCCGTAACTTAAAGCATGTTATGAAAGAAGGTGGACGAGCAGGTAAAGCCCTTATGATAAACACAGATAGGCTTATCAGCACTGTGAAAGTTCTAGGTGTTGCTGGGGGTGCTGCCAAAGCCGCCAAGGCCGTCAGTATCACCACGGGGGTCATGTCCACTCTTTTCCTTGCCCTGGATGTCTTCTTTCTGGCCAAAGACTCCAATGAACTACGCAAAGGTGCCAAGACCAAATTTGCCTCCAAGCTCAGAGAAGTCTGCAAAGAGCTTCAACATGGCCTACTGGAACTAAACAAAGTGAAGACTCAGCTTCAAAAAACTATGGATGGAATTGAAGTAGAGGAatatgaggaagaggaggaggatgaagaccaTTGTGAGTCAGATCCTGTTAAACTGGCTCTGCTTGAGCAAGAAATCGATCAGCTGGAGGAGGAACTTGACCAGAAAACAATGCAGCAGCAAATGAACCGAAGCAAGGGAGGGGATGCTGAGAAGGAGATtcaaaaaaggaataaaataaggAGTCAAAAAGACGAGTGA
- the si:rp71-1g18.13 gene encoding uncharacterized protein si:rp71-1g18.13 isoform X9: MKRQEEKANAMSRHSEVVKHSSAAGQYMFKGVGTESFQTKDENGELTGNSDSLLENSKDGFTATADSLYSLHSNKEEPALKNEDVLGSDKFEGNSLFNFLKTFPRGAEDTSEEDSPPLHIKLLACNDKLLYLSNNNLKDSSEKLSSTFHSSPKPALRFPAETDPLSEHSEFTDWDDNFLDSGIKKKSVPRKCSDEKLSKSNNKVVSFRVRRSLPRMSTFSSTTQDSDQQDMIEEPVEMQQLGTNEDCTFEILPLEMAAYPTNSNSLETDEDDDLMAWWKTVEGWSEWNETAHFQEDDEELAVEAAADRVFMAARLFVSLFNQRGASLQCRLLELLALADTADSFHKKTVSAAVGGGVASVAGGIATITGLILAPFTFGTSTIVTAVGISVATAGSITSATANITDAVQSKMDRKKVEKMIQGYQNEISDIKDCLEFMQEGMNTLQEWNFKEYSESVVNTSLSRNLKHVMKEGGRAGKALMINTDRLISTVKVLGVAGGAAKAAKAVSITTGVMSTLFLALDVFFLAKDSNELRKGAKTKFASKLREVCKELQHGLLELNKVKTQLQKTMDGIEVEEYEEEEEDEDHCESDPVKLALLEQEIDQLEEELDQKTMQQQMNRSKGGDAEKEIQKRNKIRSQKDE, encoded by the exons ATGAAAAGGCAAG AGGAAAAAGCAAATGCAATGTCTAGGCATTCAGAAGTTGTTAAGCACTCATCTGCTGCCGGACAGTACATGTTTAAGGGTGTAGGAACAGAAAGCTTTCAAACTAAG gaTGAGAATGGTGAACTCACAGGCAATAGTGACAGTCTGTTGGAGAACAGCAAG GATGGCTTCACTGCCACCGCTGACAGTCTATATAGCCTACACAGCAATAAG GAAGAACCAGCATTGaaaaatgaagatgttttaGGCAGTGACAAGTTT GAGGGAAATTCCCTTTTTAATTTTCTCAAAACATTTCCTAGAGGAGCTGAGGATACTTCTGAAGAG GACAGCCCACCGTTACACATTAAACTGCTGGCCTGTAATGACAAATTATTATACCTCTCCAACAACAACTTAAAG GATAGCTCAGAAAAGCtgagtagcacttttcacagttCCCCAAAACCAGCTTTACGTTTTCCTGCTGAAACA GACCCGCTAAGTGAGCACAGTGAATTTACGGACTGGGATGATAACTTCTTGGACTCTGGCATTAAAAAG AAATCTGTACCCAGAAAATGCAGTGATGAGAAACTCTCTAAAAGTAATAACAAA GTTGTGTCATTTAGAGTGAGGAGAAGTCTACCTAGAATGTCCACATTTTCATCCACTACACAG GATTCAGATCAACAAGATATGATTGAGGAGCCAGTGGAAATGCAGCAACTGGGGACAAATGAG GACTGTACTTTTGAAATTCTGCCACTGGAAATGGCTGCCTACCCAACAAATTCAAATTCTTTAGAGACAGATGAg GATGATGACTTGATGGCGTGGTGGAAAACTGTTGAGG GTTGGAGTGAATGGAATGAAACCGCTCATTTTCAGGAGGATGACGAGGAGCT GGCTGTCGAGGCTGCTGCAGACCGCGTGTTCATGGCCGCTCGTCTCTTTGTCAGTCTGTTCAACCAGCGCGGAGCATCTCTGCAGTGTCGCCTTTTAGAGTTGCTCGCTCTGGCAGACACTGCTGACAGCTTTCATAAGAAGACCGTGAGTGCAGCTGTTGGAGGGGGCGTAGCTAGTGTGGCAGGAGGCATAGCCACCATTACCGGCCTCATCCTCGCACCCTTCACCTTTGGCACGTCCACTATCGTCACTGCGGTGGGCATCAGTGTGGCAACAGCTGGAAGCATCACCTCAGCCACAGCTAACATTACCGATGCGGTTCAATCCAAAATGGATCGCAAGAAGGTGGAGAAGATGATCCAAGGCTACCAGAATGAGATCAGTGACATCAAAGATTGTCTAGAGTTTATGCAG GAAGGAATGAACACCCTGCAGGAATGGAATTTTAAAGAGTACTCTGAGAGCGTGGTCAACACGAGTCTTAGCCGTAACTTAAAGCATGTTATGAAAGAAGGTGGACGAGCAGGTAAAGCCCTTATGATAAACACAGATAGGCTTATCAGCACTGTGAAAGTTCTAGGTGTTGCTGGGGGTGCTGCCAAAGCCGCCAAGGCCGTCAGTATCACCACGGGGGTCATGTCCACTCTTTTCCTTGCCCTGGATGTCTTCTTTCTGGCCAAAGACTCCAATGAACTACGCAAAGGTGCCAAGACCAAATTTGCCTCCAAGCTCAGAGAAGTCTGCAAAGAGCTTCAACATGGCCTACTGGAACTAAACAAAGTGAAGACTCAGCTTCAAAAAACTATGGATGGAATTGAAGTAGAGGAatatgaggaagaggaggaggatgaagaccaTTGTGAGTCAGATCCTGTTAAACTGGCTCTGCTTGAGCAAGAAATCGATCAGCTGGAGGAGGAACTTGACCAGAAAACAATGCAGCAGCAAATGAACCGAAGCAAGGGAGGGGATGCTGAGAAGGAGATtcaaaaaaggaataaaataaggAGTCAAAAAGACGAGTGA
- the si:rp71-1g18.13 gene encoding uncharacterized protein si:rp71-1g18.13 isoform X11 produces the protein MKRQEEKANAMSRHSEVVKHSSAAGQYMFKGVGTESFQTKDENGELTGNSDSLLENSKEEPALKNEDVLGSDKFVSHNEGNSLFNFLKTFPRGAEDTSEEDSPPLHIKLLACNDKLLYLSNNNLKDSSEKLSSTFHSSPKPALRFPAETDPLSEHSEFTDWDDNFLDSGIKKKSVPRKCSDEKLSKSNNKVVSFRVRRSLPRMSTFSSTTQDSDQQDMIEEPVEMQQLGTNEDCTFEILPLEMAAYPTNSNSLETDEDDDLMAWWKTVEGWSEWNETAHFQEDDEELAVEAAADRVFMAARLFVSLFNQRGASLQCRLLELLALADTADSFHKKTVSAAVGGGVASVAGGIATITGLILAPFTFGTSTIVTAVGISVATAGSITSATANITDAVQSKMDRKKVEKMIQGYQNEISDIKDCLEFMQEGMNTLQEWNFKEYSESVVNTSLSRNLKHVMKEGGRAGKALMINTDRLISTVKVLGVAGGAAKAAKAVSITTGVMSTLFLALDVFFLAKDSNELRKGAKTKFASKLREVCKELQHGLLELNKVKTQLQKTMDGIEVEEYEEEEEDEDHCESDPVKLALLEQEIDQLEEELDQKTMQQQMNRSKGGDAEKEIQKRNKIRSQKDE, from the exons ATGAAAAGGCAAG AGGAAAAAGCAAATGCAATGTCTAGGCATTCAGAAGTTGTTAAGCACTCATCTGCTGCCGGACAGTACATGTTTAAGGGTGTAGGAACAGAAAGCTTTCAAACTAAG gaTGAGAATGGTGAACTCACAGGCAATAGTGACAGTCTGTTGGAGAACAGCAAG GAAGAACCAGCATTGaaaaatgaagatgttttaGGCAGTGACAAGTTTGTAAGTCACAAT GAGGGAAATTCCCTTTTTAATTTTCTCAAAACATTTCCTAGAGGAGCTGAGGATACTTCTGAAGAG GACAGCCCACCGTTACACATTAAACTGCTGGCCTGTAATGACAAATTATTATACCTCTCCAACAACAACTTAAAG GATAGCTCAGAAAAGCtgagtagcacttttcacagttCCCCAAAACCAGCTTTACGTTTTCCTGCTGAAACA GACCCGCTAAGTGAGCACAGTGAATTTACGGACTGGGATGATAACTTCTTGGACTCTGGCATTAAAAAG AAATCTGTACCCAGAAAATGCAGTGATGAGAAACTCTCTAAAAGTAATAACAAA GTTGTGTCATTTAGAGTGAGGAGAAGTCTACCTAGAATGTCCACATTTTCATCCACTACACAG GATTCAGATCAACAAGATATGATTGAGGAGCCAGTGGAAATGCAGCAACTGGGGACAAATGAG GACTGTACTTTTGAAATTCTGCCACTGGAAATGGCTGCCTACCCAACAAATTCAAATTCTTTAGAGACAGATGAg GATGATGACTTGATGGCGTGGTGGAAAACTGTTGAGG GTTGGAGTGAATGGAATGAAACCGCTCATTTTCAGGAGGATGACGAGGAGCT GGCTGTCGAGGCTGCTGCAGACCGCGTGTTCATGGCCGCTCGTCTCTTTGTCAGTCTGTTCAACCAGCGCGGAGCATCTCTGCAGTGTCGCCTTTTAGAGTTGCTCGCTCTGGCAGACACTGCTGACAGCTTTCATAAGAAGACCGTGAGTGCAGCTGTTGGAGGGGGCGTAGCTAGTGTGGCAGGAGGCATAGCCACCATTACCGGCCTCATCCTCGCACCCTTCACCTTTGGCACGTCCACTATCGTCACTGCGGTGGGCATCAGTGTGGCAACAGCTGGAAGCATCACCTCAGCCACAGCTAACATTACCGATGCGGTTCAATCCAAAATGGATCGCAAGAAGGTGGAGAAGATGATCCAAGGCTACCAGAATGAGATCAGTGACATCAAAGATTGTCTAGAGTTTATGCAG GAAGGAATGAACACCCTGCAGGAATGGAATTTTAAAGAGTACTCTGAGAGCGTGGTCAACACGAGTCTTAGCCGTAACTTAAAGCATGTTATGAAAGAAGGTGGACGAGCAGGTAAAGCCCTTATGATAAACACAGATAGGCTTATCAGCACTGTGAAAGTTCTAGGTGTTGCTGGGGGTGCTGCCAAAGCCGCCAAGGCCGTCAGTATCACCACGGGGGTCATGTCCACTCTTTTCCTTGCCCTGGATGTCTTCTTTCTGGCCAAAGACTCCAATGAACTACGCAAAGGTGCCAAGACCAAATTTGCCTCCAAGCTCAGAGAAGTCTGCAAAGAGCTTCAACATGGCCTACTGGAACTAAACAAAGTGAAGACTCAGCTTCAAAAAACTATGGATGGAATTGAAGTAGAGGAatatgaggaagaggaggaggatgaagaccaTTGTGAGTCAGATCCTGTTAAACTGGCTCTGCTTGAGCAAGAAATCGATCAGCTGGAGGAGGAACTTGACCAGAAAACAATGCAGCAGCAAATGAACCGAAGCAAGGGAGGGGATGCTGAGAAGGAGATtcaaaaaaggaataaaataaggAGTCAAAAAGACGAGTGA
- the si:rp71-1g18.13 gene encoding uncharacterized protein si:rp71-1g18.13 isoform X5: MKRQEEKANAMSRHSEVVKHSSAAGQYMFKGVGTESFQTKDENGELTGNSDSLLENSKEELSLQHRELSAGNHNQTQNSNTMEEPALKNEDVLGSDKFVSHNEGNSLFNFLKTFPRGAEDTSEEDSPPLHIKLLACNDKLLYLSNNNLKDSSEKLSSTFHSSPKPALRFPAETDPLSEHSEFTDWDDNFLDSGIKKKSVPRKCSDEKLSKSNNKVVSFRVRRSLPRMSTFSSTTQDSDQQDMIEEPVEMQQLGTNEDCTFEILPLEMAAYPTNSNSLETDEDDDLMAWWKTVEGWSEWNETAHFQEDDEELAVEAAADRVFMAARLFVSLFNQRGASLQCRLLELLALADTADSFHKKTVSAAVGGGVASVAGGIATITGLILAPFTFGTSTIVTAVGISVATAGSITSATANITDAVQSKMDRKKVEKMIQGYQNEISDIKDCLEFMQEGMNTLQEWNFKEYSESVVNTSLSRNLKHVMKEGGRAGKALMINTDRLISTVKVLGVAGGAAKAAKAVSITTGVMSTLFLALDVFFLAKDSNELRKGAKTKFASKLREVCKELQHGLLELNKVKTQLQKTMDGIEVEEYEEEEEDEDHCESDPVKLALLEQEIDQLEEELDQKTMQQQMNRSKGGDAEKEIQKRNKIRSQKDE, translated from the exons ATGAAAAGGCAAG AGGAAAAAGCAAATGCAATGTCTAGGCATTCAGAAGTTGTTAAGCACTCATCTGCTGCCGGACAGTACATGTTTAAGGGTGTAGGAACAGAAAGCTTTCAAACTAAG gaTGAGAATGGTGAACTCACAGGCAATAGTGACAGTCTGTTGGAGAACAGCAAG GAAGAGCTATCGTTACAACACAGAGAACTCTCAGCTGGCAATCACaaccaaacacaaaacagcaaCACCATG GAAGAACCAGCATTGaaaaatgaagatgttttaGGCAGTGACAAGTTTGTAAGTCACAAT GAGGGAAATTCCCTTTTTAATTTTCTCAAAACATTTCCTAGAGGAGCTGAGGATACTTCTGAAGAG GACAGCCCACCGTTACACATTAAACTGCTGGCCTGTAATGACAAATTATTATACCTCTCCAACAACAACTTAAAG GATAGCTCAGAAAAGCtgagtagcacttttcacagttCCCCAAAACCAGCTTTACGTTTTCCTGCTGAAACA GACCCGCTAAGTGAGCACAGTGAATTTACGGACTGGGATGATAACTTCTTGGACTCTGGCATTAAAAAG AAATCTGTACCCAGAAAATGCAGTGATGAGAAACTCTCTAAAAGTAATAACAAA GTTGTGTCATTTAGAGTGAGGAGAAGTCTACCTAGAATGTCCACATTTTCATCCACTACACAG GATTCAGATCAACAAGATATGATTGAGGAGCCAGTGGAAATGCAGCAACTGGGGACAAATGAG GACTGTACTTTTGAAATTCTGCCACTGGAAATGGCTGCCTACCCAACAAATTCAAATTCTTTAGAGACAGATGAg GATGATGACTTGATGGCGTGGTGGAAAACTGTTGAGG GTTGGAGTGAATGGAATGAAACCGCTCATTTTCAGGAGGATGACGAGGAGCT GGCTGTCGAGGCTGCTGCAGACCGCGTGTTCATGGCCGCTCGTCTCTTTGTCAGTCTGTTCAACCAGCGCGGAGCATCTCTGCAGTGTCGCCTTTTAGAGTTGCTCGCTCTGGCAGACACTGCTGACAGCTTTCATAAGAAGACCGTGAGTGCAGCTGTTGGAGGGGGCGTAGCTAGTGTGGCAGGAGGCATAGCCACCATTACCGGCCTCATCCTCGCACCCTTCACCTTTGGCACGTCCACTATCGTCACTGCGGTGGGCATCAGTGTGGCAACAGCTGGAAGCATCACCTCAGCCACAGCTAACATTACCGATGCGGTTCAATCCAAAATGGATCGCAAGAAGGTGGAGAAGATGATCCAAGGCTACCAGAATGAGATCAGTGACATCAAAGATTGTCTAGAGTTTATGCAG GAAGGAATGAACACCCTGCAGGAATGGAATTTTAAAGAGTACTCTGAGAGCGTGGTCAACACGAGTCTTAGCCGTAACTTAAAGCATGTTATGAAAGAAGGTGGACGAGCAGGTAAAGCCCTTATGATAAACACAGATAGGCTTATCAGCACTGTGAAAGTTCTAGGTGTTGCTGGGGGTGCTGCCAAAGCCGCCAAGGCCGTCAGTATCACCACGGGGGTCATGTCCACTCTTTTCCTTGCCCTGGATGTCTTCTTTCTGGCCAAAGACTCCAATGAACTACGCAAAGGTGCCAAGACCAAATTTGCCTCCAAGCTCAGAGAAGTCTGCAAAGAGCTTCAACATGGCCTACTGGAACTAAACAAAGTGAAGACTCAGCTTCAAAAAACTATGGATGGAATTGAAGTAGAGGAatatgaggaagaggaggaggatgaagaccaTTGTGAGTCAGATCCTGTTAAACTGGCTCTGCTTGAGCAAGAAATCGATCAGCTGGAGGAGGAACTTGACCAGAAAACAATGCAGCAGCAAATGAACCGAAGCAAGGGAGGGGATGCTGAGAAGGAGATtcaaaaaaggaataaaataaggAGTCAAAAAGACGAGTGA
- the si:rp71-1g18.13 gene encoding uncharacterized protein si:rp71-1g18.13 isoform X2: MKRQEEKANAMSRHSEVVKHSSAAGQYMFKGVGTESFQTKDENGELTGNSDSLLENSKDGFTATADSLYSLHSNKEELSLQHRELSAGNHNQTQNSNTMEEPALKNEDVLGSDKFVSHNEGNSLFNFLKTFPRGAEDTSEEDSPPLHIKLLACNDKLLYLSNNNLKDSSEKLSSTFHSSPKPALRFPAETDPLSEHSEFTDWDDNFLDSGIKKKSVPRKCSDEKLSKSNNKVVSFRVRRSLPRMSTFSSTTQDSDQQDMIEEPVEMQQLGTNEDCTFEILPLEMAAYPTNSNSLETDEDDDLMAWWKTVEGWSEWNETAHFQEDDEELAVEAAADRVFMAARLFVSLFNQRGASLQCRLLELLALADTADSFHKKTVSAAVGGGVASVAGGIATITGLILAPFTFGTSTIVTAVGISVATAGSITSATANITDAVQSKMDRKKVEKMIQGYQNEISDIKDCLEFMQEGMNTLQEWNFKEYSESVVNTSLSRNLKHVMKEGGRAGKALMINTDRLISTVKVLGVAGGAAKAAKAVSITTGVMSTLFLALDVFFLAKDSNELRKGAKTKFASKLREVCKELQHGLLELNKVKTQLQKTMDGIEVEEYEEEEEDEDHCESDPVKLALLEQEIDQLEEELDQKTMQQQMNRSKGGDAEKEIQKRNKIRSQKDE; encoded by the exons ATGAAAAGGCAAG AGGAAAAAGCAAATGCAATGTCTAGGCATTCAGAAGTTGTTAAGCACTCATCTGCTGCCGGACAGTACATGTTTAAGGGTGTAGGAACAGAAAGCTTTCAAACTAAG gaTGAGAATGGTGAACTCACAGGCAATAGTGACAGTCTGTTGGAGAACAGCAAG GATGGCTTCACTGCCACCGCTGACAGTCTATATAGCCTACACAGCAATAAG GAAGAGCTATCGTTACAACACAGAGAACTCTCAGCTGGCAATCACaaccaaacacaaaacagcaaCACCATG GAAGAACCAGCATTGaaaaatgaagatgttttaGGCAGTGACAAGTTTGTAAGTCACAAT GAGGGAAATTCCCTTTTTAATTTTCTCAAAACATTTCCTAGAGGAGCTGAGGATACTTCTGAAGAG GACAGCCCACCGTTACACATTAAACTGCTGGCCTGTAATGACAAATTATTATACCTCTCCAACAACAACTTAAAG GATAGCTCAGAAAAGCtgagtagcacttttcacagttCCCCAAAACCAGCTTTACGTTTTCCTGCTGAAACA GACCCGCTAAGTGAGCACAGTGAATTTACGGACTGGGATGATAACTTCTTGGACTCTGGCATTAAAAAG AAATCTGTACCCAGAAAATGCAGTGATGAGAAACTCTCTAAAAGTAATAACAAA GTTGTGTCATTTAGAGTGAGGAGAAGTCTACCTAGAATGTCCACATTTTCATCCACTACACAG GATTCAGATCAACAAGATATGATTGAGGAGCCAGTGGAAATGCAGCAACTGGGGACAAATGAG GACTGTACTTTTGAAATTCTGCCACTGGAAATGGCTGCCTACCCAACAAATTCAAATTCTTTAGAGACAGATGAg GATGATGACTTGATGGCGTGGTGGAAAACTGTTGAGG GTTGGAGTGAATGGAATGAAACCGCTCATTTTCAGGAGGATGACGAGGAGCT GGCTGTCGAGGCTGCTGCAGACCGCGTGTTCATGGCCGCTCGTCTCTTTGTCAGTCTGTTCAACCAGCGCGGAGCATCTCTGCAGTGTCGCCTTTTAGAGTTGCTCGCTCTGGCAGACACTGCTGACAGCTTTCATAAGAAGACCGTGAGTGCAGCTGTTGGAGGGGGCGTAGCTAGTGTGGCAGGAGGCATAGCCACCATTACCGGCCTCATCCTCGCACCCTTCACCTTTGGCACGTCCACTATCGTCACTGCGGTGGGCATCAGTGTGGCAACAGCTGGAAGCATCACCTCAGCCACAGCTAACATTACCGATGCGGTTCAATCCAAAATGGATCGCAAGAAGGTGGAGAAGATGATCCAAGGCTACCAGAATGAGATCAGTGACATCAAAGATTGTCTAGAGTTTATGCAG GAAGGAATGAACACCCTGCAGGAATGGAATTTTAAAGAGTACTCTGAGAGCGTGGTCAACACGAGTCTTAGCCGTAACTTAAAGCATGTTATGAAAGAAGGTGGACGAGCAGGTAAAGCCCTTATGATAAACACAGATAGGCTTATCAGCACTGTGAAAGTTCTAGGTGTTGCTGGGGGTGCTGCCAAAGCCGCCAAGGCCGTCAGTATCACCACGGGGGTCATGTCCACTCTTTTCCTTGCCCTGGATGTCTTCTTTCTGGCCAAAGACTCCAATGAACTACGCAAAGGTGCCAAGACCAAATTTGCCTCCAAGCTCAGAGAAGTCTGCAAAGAGCTTCAACATGGCCTACTGGAACTAAACAAAGTGAAGACTCAGCTTCAAAAAACTATGGATGGAATTGAAGTAGAGGAatatgaggaagaggaggaggatgaagaccaTTGTGAGTCAGATCCTGTTAAACTGGCTCTGCTTGAGCAAGAAATCGATCAGCTGGAGGAGGAACTTGACCAGAAAACAATGCAGCAGCAAATGAACCGAAGCAAGGGAGGGGATGCTGAGAAGGAGATtcaaaaaaggaataaaataaggAGTCAAAAAGACGAGTGA